The Deferribacter desulfuricans SSM1 genome contains a region encoding:
- a CDS encoding ankyrin repeat domain-containing protein, translating into MNNSEKKDNKQTTNLMEDIYSIEQLKTIVDKKGNTQAHLLAKQGKTTKNKEILKLRNKDGETVAHILTEYGELIEDKEILKLADNYGWTVAHNIALQGHKITDMDLLRLKDNDDITVAHILANQGFMFRNRDMWKWANKNGWTVAHIMAENGYLFTEPEIWKLKTKNGITVASILATNGYILDENKLIDYKLLNVQDDYDITIGHWFTYYGYTFFKGIKKLADIECNGKFFGELDFSQINTYDYITSLYNLTFTTQLAKVRNYDNIKLTKIRLDLKDKLKLSDDSVVLKKFEFFTTLNNEIKKYLLKQDIC; encoded by the coding sequence ATGAATAATTCAGAAAAAAAAGATAATAAGCAAACAACTAATTTAATGGAAGATATTTACAGTATTGAACAATTAAAAACAATTGTTGATAAAAAAGGTAATACTCAAGCTCATTTGTTAGCTAAACAAGGTAAAACAACTAAAAATAAAGAGATTTTAAAATTAAGAAACAAAGATGGTGAAACAGTAGCTCATATATTAACAGAATATGGTGAACTTATAGAAGATAAAGAAATTTTAAAATTGGCTGATAATTATGGTTGGACAGTAGCCCACAATATAGCTTTACAAGGACATAAAATAACTGATATGGATTTACTTAGATTAAAAGATAATGATGATATAACAGTAGCTCATATTTTAGCTAATCAAGGTTTTATGTTTAGAAATAGGGATATGTGGAAATGGGCTAATAAAAATGGTTGGACAGTAGCTCACATTATGGCTGAAAACGGGTATTTATTTACTGAACCTGAGATTTGGAAACTAAAAACTAAAAACGGTATAACAGTTGCTAGTATATTAGCAACAAATGGTTATATTTTAGATGAGAACAAACTTATAGATTATAAACTATTAAATGTTCAAGATGACTATGATATAACAATAGGACATTGGTTTACATATTATGGTTATACCTTTTTTAAAGGAATAAAAAAACTTGCTGATATAGAATGCAACGGTAAATTTTTTGGTGAATTAGATTTTTCACAAATTAATACTTATGATTATATCACTTCATTATATAATTTGACATTTACAACACAACTAGCAAAAGTTAGAAATTATGATAATATTAAATTAACCAAAATAAGATTAGATTTAAAAGATAAATTAAAGTTATCAGATGATAGTGTTGTTTTAAAAAAATTCGAGTTCTTTACTACTTTAAATAATGAAATTAAAAAATATTTACTAAAACAAGATATATGTTAA
- a CDS encoding DNA double-strand break repair nuclease NurA: MSYIKEKSSKINHQNIIKNEKVKEYLRKCFISNNTEMITQIDLTGIKFNKKNIFSQIENKIKYIIAVDGGYQIVELNTKFPSTKIAFYNVGYIEIDLEKIKSFEKEQIIDPDEFHQVKHFGNYNFVLPVNNIKFQSKNLKDTIRETIYYDIFVNANIGEFKFLDTLKWLVFEEYDTGNGIFEITCVNDNCNNRIKFEKKNTYTDEVNNKIECPVCKTINYITDIFELHTLVDDYSGASGIVSYVMSIFEVILLFTIYKIIYIKDKSLLPNILLIKDGPLALFSRLDDFQFKKIRPFIKFLNKLSLDDNQSYVNFVGLDKSGLFVEHLKQIEYKLSNSTLLIPDIYYMKKYITGETDSLFGYKTYFGRKMLYKHDEKLSFVFDIPLPYLYKHGEPKDYEEYFGNKPNPNDFINIKNIIQTLIDIKCDLYDNSFLPIALINKAVSLSEKPSSQLLKLFTKEHLKAK, translated from the coding sequence ATGAGTTATATAAAAGAAAAATCTTCTAAAATTAACCATCAAAATATAATTAAAAATGAAAAAGTTAAAGAATATCTACGTAAATGTTTTATATCTAATAATACAGAAATGATTACACAAATTGATTTAACAGGAATAAAATTTAATAAAAAGAATATATTTTCACAAATAGAAAATAAAATTAAATATATAATTGCAGTAGATGGTGGATATCAAATTGTAGAGTTAAATACTAAATTTCCATCTACCAAAATTGCTTTTTATAATGTTGGATATATTGAAATTGATTTAGAAAAAATTAAATCTTTTGAAAAAGAACAAATTATAGATCCTGATGAATTTCACCAAGTAAAACATTTTGGTAATTATAATTTTGTATTACCAGTCAATAATATTAAATTTCAAAGCAAAAATTTAAAAGATACTATTAGGGAAACTATATATTATGATATCTTTGTAAATGCTAATATAGGAGAATTTAAATTTTTAGATACCTTAAAATGGTTAGTTTTTGAAGAATATGATACTGGTAATGGTATTTTCGAAATTACATGTGTAAATGATAACTGCAATAATAGAATAAAATTTGAGAAAAAAAATACGTACACTGATGAAGTTAACAATAAAATTGAATGTCCGGTATGTAAAACTATAAATTATATTACAGATATTTTTGAATTACATACGTTGGTAGATGATTATAGTGGAGCTAGTGGAATTGTATCTTATGTAATGAGTATATTTGAAGTAATATTATTATTTACTATTTATAAGATTATTTATATTAAAGATAAAAGTTTATTACCTAATATTTTATTGATTAAAGATGGGCCTTTAGCATTATTTAGTAGATTAGATGATTTTCAATTTAAAAAAATAAGACCTTTTATAAAATTTTTAAATAAACTGTCTTTAGATGATAATCAATCTTATGTAAATTTTGTAGGTTTGGACAAGTCTGGTTTATTTGTAGAACATTTAAAACAAATAGAATATAAATTATCAAATTCTACTTTATTGATTCCTGATATTTATTATATGAAAAAATATATTACAGGAGAAACAGATTCTTTATTTGGATATAAAACATATTTTGGTAGAAAGATGTTATATAAGCATGATGAAAAGTTATCTTTTGTGTTCGATATTCCCTTACCTTATTTATATAAACACGGAGAACCTAAAGACTATGAGGAGTATTTTGGGAATAAACCTAATCCTAATGATTTTATTAATATAAAAAATATTATACAAACTTTAATTGACATAAAATGTGATTTATATGATAATTCATTTTTACCTATAGCTCTTATTAATAAAGCAGTATCGTTATCTGAAAAACCGAGTTCTCAATTATTAAAATTATTTACAAAGGAACATTTAAAAGCGAAATAG
- a CDS encoding ATP-binding protein, with the protein MSCGWWRDKDYDVLYQLLTTYNKKLAKYVKLHNSTSQGDFKKSIDKLLRQGQIVLIDLSTVNETIQKTYITRLCEYIFMHSMHIFTNDEKPEYIQMYFEEAHNIFPKDDKDLKNIYNRLAKEGAKLNIGISYSTQEVSSISPSILKNTQNWFISHLNNKDEIRVLEKYYDFEDFSKSILRNSDIGYARVKTYSNNFIIPVQIKKFEM; encoded by the coding sequence GTGTCTTGTGGGTGGTGGAGGGATAAAGATTATGATGTATTATACCAATTATTAACTACTTATAATAAAAAATTAGCTAAATATGTTAAGTTACATAATTCAACTTCACAAGGTGATTTCAAAAAGAGTATTGATAAATTATTAAGACAGGGCCAAATAGTTTTAATTGATTTATCTACAGTTAACGAAACGATACAGAAAACATATATAACACGTTTATGCGAGTATATATTTATGCATTCGATGCATATATTTACCAATGATGAAAAACCAGAGTATATTCAAATGTATTTTGAAGAAGCTCATAATATTTTTCCAAAAGATGATAAAGATTTAAAAAACATTTATAATCGATTAGCAAAAGAAGGCGCTAAATTAAATATAGGAATTAGTTATTCAACGCAGGAAGTAAGTTCAATATCACCTAGTATTTTAAAAAATACGCAGAATTGGTTTATATCCCATCTAAACAATAAAGATGAGATTAGAGTTTTAGAAAAATATTATGATTTCGAAGATTTTAGTAAAAGTATATTAAGAAACAGTGATATAGGTTATGCAAGAGTTAAAACATACTCAAATAACTTCATTATTCCTGTTCAAATTAAAAAATTCGAAATGTAA
- the tnpA gene encoding IS200/IS605 family transposase, with protein sequence MEKSSKIRTGRHCVFLLHVHLVFVTKYRKSVFQKKHLETLKEIFAKVCQDFEAELIELNGESDHVHLLVNYPPKVAVSKLVNSLKGVSSRKLKQIHPELRQYYWKNALWSPSYFAGSCGGAPLEVIKQYIETQKTPTTSPT encoded by the coding sequence ATGGAAAAGTCAAGTAAAATTAGAACTGGTAGGCATTGTGTTTTTCTTCTGCATGTGCATTTGGTCTTTGTAACTAAATACAGAAAGAGCGTATTTCAAAAGAAACACTTAGAAACCTTAAAGGAAATCTTCGCCAAAGTCTGTCAAGATTTTGAGGCAGAACTGATAGAATTAAATGGAGAAAGCGACCATGTCCATTTGCTTGTAAACTATCCGCCAAAGGTGGCAGTCTCAAAACTGGTAAATTCGCTAAAAGGTGTTTCTTCCAGAAAGCTAAAACAAATCCATCCTGAATTAAGGCAGTATTACTGGAAAAACGCTTTATGGTCTCCAAGCTATTTTGCAGGTTCCTGTGGTGGAGCTCCGCTTGAGGTTATCAAACAATATATTGAAACCCAGAAGACACCCACTACATCACCTACCTAA
- a CDS encoding RNA-guided endonuclease InsQ/TnpB family protein, whose amino-acid sequence MITCQAFKFKLKTNEELENKFAQFAGSCRFVWNKAIALIKQKLDIKKVDKIINIHLPQYYKNTATIPTYNEMAGMLKLWKQSEEYAFLKEAHSQILQQTLKDLYKAIDSAFTKGNGISFPDFRKKGKSPDSFRYPQGFKINNNRIFLPKIGWVRFYKSRNIVGKPKNVTVKRYADGWYISVVTEKDTSIKENLSNPVGIDVGVKKIITLSNGCYFEPLDLSKYEKKLIKLQRQLSRKQHPTKKGDKTPFSNNYKKHQRKIAKMWLKIANVRNDYLHKITTAIAKKHGFVAVENLKVKNLTKSAKGTKDSPGRNVKAKSGLNRSILSRAWGRFFELLEYKLQRNGGKLVRVDAKNTSITCPLCDYTNKENRKNQAVFVCKKCGFTSNADLVGAINVLMRAMRKENLITLPQGLREVTPVEYAREYTLKQEPAGNREGLPLPSIA is encoded by the coding sequence ATGATTACATGTCAAGCCTTTAAATTTAAACTCAAGACCAATGAAGAGTTAGAAAACAAGTTCGCCCAATTTGCCGGCTCTTGTAGGTTTGTATGGAATAAAGCTATTGCTTTAATAAAACAAAAGCTTGATATAAAAAAGGTAGATAAAATCATCAATATCCACTTGCCACAATATTACAAAAATACTGCTACTATACCTACCTATAACGAAATGGCGGGAATGCTTAAATTATGGAAACAATCCGAAGAATACGCTTTCTTAAAAGAAGCACATTCTCAAATTCTACAACAAACCTTAAAGGATTTATACAAAGCCATAGACAGTGCTTTTACCAAAGGCAATGGTATATCTTTTCCAGACTTCAGGAAGAAAGGTAAATCGCCAGACAGCTTTAGATATCCTCAAGGCTTTAAGATAAATAACAATAGAATATTTTTACCTAAAATAGGATGGGTTAGGTTTTATAAATCAAGAAACATAGTTGGCAAACCAAAGAATGTAACAGTTAAAAGATACGCCGATGGCTGGTATATAAGCGTAGTTACCGAAAAAGACACATCAATTAAAGAAAATCTATCCAACCCCGTGGGTATAGATGTAGGTGTAAAAAAGATAATCACACTATCCAACGGTTGTTACTTCGAGCCTCTTGATTTAAGTAAATATGAGAAAAAACTAATCAAACTCCAAAGGCAACTCTCGAGAAAACAACACCCTACCAAAAAAGGAGATAAGACACCGTTTTCTAATAATTACAAAAAACACCAAAGAAAAATAGCAAAGATGTGGCTTAAGATAGCAAATGTGAGAAACGATTACCTACATAAAATAACAACAGCCATAGCCAAAAAACACGGCTTTGTGGCTGTAGAGAATTTAAAGGTTAAGAACCTAACCAAATCTGCAAAAGGCACAAAAGACAGCCCCGGACGTAATGTAAAAGCTAAATCAGGCTTAAACAGAAGCATTCTTTCTCGAGCGTGGGGTAGGTTCTTTGAACTGCTTGAGTATAAACTCCAGAGAAATGGGGGGAAACTGGTTAGAGTTGACGCTAAAAACACCTCTATAACCTGTCCTCTATGTGATTACACTAATAAGGAAAACCGCAAAAACCAAGCGGTATTTGTATGCAAAAAGTGTGGTTTTACGTCTAATGCTGATTTGGTAGGTGCGATAAATGTTTTAATGAGAGCGATGAGGAAGGAAAACCTTATAACCCTACCGCAGGGCTTGCGGGAAGTCACGCCTGTGGAGTATGCCAGAGAGTATACGCTGAAGCAGGAACCAGCGGGAAACCGTGAGGGATTACCGCTTCCATCGATAGCGTAG
- a CDS encoding helicase HerA domain-containing protein → MGLINKLAKREITTNEMKFFTEITKDENFIGRIFEIDYNTAKILTNDSWKLNVKGVPHGSFLVAIYNNNIHNSKLEGILLRVIGPTKIPQSSEIIETIVQNYMELPKSRSDITPDSYTKLYYEYSGLECRILGTIFFNENDEFTFGTDLENFLGPHLYKVYKPKGEILKLIVNSKNNLLHDDSLSEEEIGYLRYSSSNSYTIDSDEYRVPVVITTNDIIARRTAFFGMTRTGKSNTIKIIISAIMKLNQKFNEYNILNKLQPDNANYKPLIGQIVFDINGEYTFSNKQDEGSIYEKFKDNVVRFTISRKKAEKYSDVKLLQYNFFDDTTLQDSFNLLIEELLNEDGVPQYIHSFANINLFDTNKEEEAETQALKQFYKNQRLRKIALYKCVLYEAGFELPTNKYILRFNGVDGASIPGGSLTIEDAKNWFISNKDILKNAKSKSTGKNVWVDFLLSLKEEDSHLRYRWKR, encoded by the coding sequence ATGGGATTAATTAACAAACTAGCTAAAAGAGAAATAACTACAAATGAGATGAAATTTTTTACTGAAATTACAAAAGATGAAAACTTTATTGGGAGAATATTTGAGATAGATTACAATACTGCAAAAATTTTAACAAATGACAGTTGGAAATTAAATGTTAAAGGTGTTCCTCACGGAAGTTTTCTTGTAGCAATATATAATAATAATATTCATAATTCGAAATTAGAAGGTATTTTATTAAGAGTAATTGGACCTACAAAAATACCACAATCATCTGAAATTATAGAAACAATTGTTCAAAATTATATGGAACTTCCTAAATCTAGATCGGATATTACTCCGGATTCTTATACAAAATTATATTATGAATATTCAGGATTAGAATGTAGAATTTTAGGTACAATTTTTTTTAACGAAAATGATGAATTTACTTTTGGAACTGATTTAGAAAATTTTTTAGGACCACATTTATATAAAGTATATAAACCAAAAGGTGAGATATTAAAATTAATAGTTAATTCAAAAAATAATTTATTACATGATGATTCATTATCTGAAGAAGAAATTGGATATTTAAGATATTCATCTAGTAATTCTTATACAATTGATTCTGATGAATATAGAGTTCCTGTAGTAATTACTACTAATGATATTATAGCAAGGCGTACGGCTTTTTTTGGTATGACGAGAACTGGTAAATCCAATACGATTAAAATTATAATAAGTGCTATAATGAAATTAAATCAAAAATTTAATGAGTATAATATATTAAATAAGTTACAGCCTGATAATGCTAATTATAAACCTTTAATTGGACAAATAGTATTTGATATTAATGGAGAATATACTTTTTCAAATAAGCAGGATGAAGGTTCTATATATGAAAAATTCAAAGATAATGTTGTACGCTTTACTATATCTAGAAAAAAAGCAGAAAAATATTCAGATGTAAAGTTGTTGCAGTATAATTTTTTTGATGATACAACCTTACAAGATTCTTTTAATTTATTAATAGAGGAATTATTGAATGAGGATGGTGTTCCACAGTATATACATTCTTTTGCAAATATAAATTTATTTGATACTAATAAGGAAGAAGAAGCGGAAACACAGGCTTTAAAGCAATTTTATAAAAATCAAAGGTTGAGAAAAATAGCTTTATATAAGTGTGTTCTTTATGAAGCTGGTTTTGAACTACCTACAAATAAATATATATTAAGATTTAATGGAGTAGATGGAGCTTCTATTCCTGGAGGAAGTTTAACTATAGAGGATGCTAAAAATTGGTTTATATCAAATAAAGATATACTAAAAAATGCTAAATCTAAATCTACGGGTAAAAATGTATGGGTTGACTTCCTCCTCTCCCTAAAGGAAGAGGATTCCCATCTACGCTATCGATGGAAGCGGTAA
- a CDS encoding DNA methyltransferase, whose protein sequence is MNTLVYDYKSISGRVFSKMHQMTTYLAMFPPTLPYVIIKNFSKEGDIVYDPFCGRGTATFEACRLGRIGIGNDLNPLAYILSKAKSDLPRKESIMKRIFELENNYTNIDITHIPDEIKMLFDNETTLPQLEYLKKNLQKSDKIDIFILAVLTGILHGKAKKDNSSIYCSVSMPNTFSMSPNYVKNFIEKHNLQPPKQNVFALLKDRIDKLFTIKEKYIEYQSLDKYKQGEVFNTDAIEATKLVKRKFGNNSVQLIITSPPYLKVINYGKYNWIRLWLLNENTEQVDNRVTLYQRLQNQNLKDNMNLQEYSKYMFKLFNSWEYILRKGGYAFVVMGDVKIGSKVINLANETWNNIQKIGNCNLKLVDILEDNIENDDKQKKVTKIWGSKRGNATRIDRIIILKKE, encoded by the coding sequence ATGAATACGCTTGTTTATGATTATAAAAGTATTAGTGGTAGAGTTTTTTCAAAGATGCATCAAATGACTACATATCTAGCAATGTTCCCACCTACATTACCATATGTTATTATTAAAAATTTCAGTAAAGAAGGTGATATTGTTTATGACCCATTTTGTGGACGAGGAACAGCAACTTTTGAAGCATGTAGATTAGGGAGAATAGGTATAGGAAATGATTTAAATCCATTAGCATATATATTAAGTAAAGCTAAATCTGATTTACCTAGGAAAGAATCTATTATGAAAAGGATATTTGAGTTAGAAAACAACTATACTAATATTGATATAACACATATACCTGATGAAATTAAAATGTTATTTGACAATGAAACTACATTGCCTCAACTGGAATATCTTAAAAAAAATTTACAAAAATCGGATAAAATTGATATATTTATATTAGCAGTATTGACAGGAATTTTACATGGGAAAGCAAAAAAAGATAATTCATCTATTTACTGTAGTGTAAGTATGCCAAATACTTTTAGTATGTCACCGAATTATGTTAAAAATTTTATTGAAAAACATAACTTACAACCACCAAAACAAAATGTGTTTGCTTTGTTAAAAGACAGAATAGATAAATTATTCACTATTAAAGAAAAGTATATTGAGTATCAATCCTTGGATAAATATAAACAAGGTGAAGTTTTCAATACAGATGCTATTGAGGCAACAAAATTAGTTAAAAGAAAATTTGGTAATAATAGTGTTCAATTAATAATAACATCACCACCTTATTTAAAAGTAATAAATTATGGTAAATATAATTGGATTAGACTATGGTTATTAAATGAAAATACTGAACAAGTTGATAATAGAGTTACTTTATATCAGAGATTACAAAACCAGAATTTAAAAGATAATATGAATTTACAAGAATATTCAAAATATATGTTTAAATTATTTAATAGTTGGGAATATATTTTAAGAAAGGGTGGTTATGCTTTTGTTGTTATGGGTGATGTGAAGATTGGAAGCAAAGTAATTAATCTTGCTAATGAAACTTGGAATAATATACAAAAAATAGGTAATTGTAATTTAAAATTAGTTGATATTTTAGAAGATAATATAGAAAACGATGATAAACAAAAAAAAGTAACTAAAATTTGGGGAAGTAAAAGAGGGAATGCAACAAGAATTGATAGAATTATAATATTGAAGAAGGAGTGA
- a CDS encoding chemotaxis protein CheX yields MKAEHINPFIESTISVFKTMIGVTPQRKSLEMKKSDIATYDISGIIGLSGQAIGSVVISFPESLALKVVSKFMGIQKLQADDDVVDAVGEIVNMIAGGAKKIFTDKGLKFKISIPNVVTGKNHKISRPSTIPCVVIYFTVLNEMFVIEVSLKEV; encoded by the coding sequence ATGAAAGCTGAACATATTAATCCTTTTATTGAATCCACAATATCTGTTTTTAAAACTATGATTGGTGTAACTCCACAACGAAAATCTTTAGAAATGAAAAAGTCTGATATAGCAACTTATGATATTTCAGGTATAATAGGGTTGTCTGGTCAAGCTATTGGTTCTGTAGTCATAAGTTTTCCAGAATCGTTAGCTTTAAAAGTTGTTTCAAAATTTATGGGAATTCAGAAATTGCAAGCAGATGATGATGTAGTTGATGCAGTAGGTGAAATTGTTAATATGATAGCCGGTGGAGCTAAAAAAATTTTTACGGATAAAGGTTTAAAGTTTAAAATTTCAATACCTAATGTTGTTACAGGTAAAAATCATAAGATAAGCAGACCTAGTACTATACCATGTGTGGTGATATACTTTACTGTATTGAATGAAATGTTTGTAATTGAAGTGTCTTTAAAAGAAGTTTAA
- a CDS encoding radical SAM protein, giving the protein MYIQITDICNFHCDHCAFSCSNNKGTLMDEKTFINSVKLADELYNYVTIGGGEPTLHPRFKQFVSYFLTRNIPYEEHSYNNSFETRRIPFIATNGSNKKLSLWLLSLATSGFINVALSLDIFHDISKVDPEVIDYFRQAAENNENNLSNITRVEIRDVSNSVKKVGRAIETGVWTQEGCACPDLFVTPKGDVKLCGCPDSPSLFNVNNKSDVSKFLQFINNNVNNTMIIDECTKYVKENYLNDYNRLLTLFNKNCDKNYNINYNINNELVL; this is encoded by the coding sequence ATGTATATTCAAATAACTGATATTTGTAATTTTCATTGTGATCATTGTGCTTTTTCATGTTCTAACAACAAAGGCACTTTAATGGATGAAAAAACTTTTATCAATTCAGTAAAATTAGCTGATGAATTATATAATTACGTAACTATTGGTGGTGGAGAACCTACTTTACATCCAAGATTTAAACAATTTGTATCATATTTTTTAACCAGAAATATACCATATGAGGAACATAGTTATAATAATTCATTTGAAACACGCAGAATTCCCTTTATTGCTACTAATGGTAGTAATAAAAAATTAAGTTTATGGTTATTATCACTAGCTACATCAGGTTTCATAAATGTAGCACTTAGTTTGGATATTTTTCATGACATAAGTAAAGTAGATCCTGAAGTTATAGATTATTTTAGACAAGCAGCAGAAAACAACGAAAATAATCTTTCAAATATTACGAGAGTTGAAATAAGGGATGTCAGTAATTCAGTCAAAAAAGTAGGTAGAGCAATTGAAACAGGAGTATGGACGCAAGAAGGATGTGCATGTCCAGATTTATTTGTTACACCAAAAGGCGATGTAAAACTTTGCGGATGCCCTGATTCACCAAGCTTATTTAATGTAAATAATAAATCTGATGTTAGTAAATTCTTACAATTTATAAATAATAATGTAAATAATACTATGATTATAGATGAATGTACAAAATATGTAAAAGAAAACTATTTAAATGACTATAATAGATTATTAACTCTATTTAATAAAAACTGTGACAAAAACTATAATATAAATTACAATATAAATAATGAGTTGGTATTATAA
- a CDS encoding late competence development ComFB family protein — translation MPKINIHDIELLQNVNEKRVWNLITVFYEYHSEFCTCRDCVLDVVAITLNSIPPHYQVSEDPTPAIKKISDEEILKVIKKAALKVAENPHHV, via the coding sequence ATGCCTAAAATCAATATTCATGATATTGAACTTCTTCAAAATGTTAATGAAAAAAGAGTATGGAATTTAATAACTGTATTTTACGAATATCATTCTGAATTTTGTACTTGTAGAGATTGTGTATTGGATGTGGTTGCCATTACATTAAATTCTATTCCGCCACATTATCAAGTATCAGAAGATCCTACTCCTGCTATTAAAAAAATTAGTGATGAGGAAATCTTAAAAGTTATTAAAAAGGCAGCTTTGAAAGTAGCTGAAAATCCTCATCATGTATAA
- a CDS encoding helix-hairpin-helix domain-containing protein: MELFITIERLIFKDKNFFILKTNQGIAKGHIYDLELEDVSPEYIVGLKYRLEGEWKNDKYGRFFSFTYAEMLTEYRLFLFLSKIAKIGEKVTLNLIEYFGNDLEYIIENQPERLVEVKGIGEKRAKKIVSNWYKYGCLRQLAKFLAPFNISHNYIVKIYNRFGEKSLEIIKSNPYCLTEINGIGFKTTDKLALSLGIDPNDPKRIIACTEYVLQIEGNNNGHCYLSLDILKEKIIDTLDIHDFDTNILLTNSNFIVCNYSSDTLIGFKNLYDKEKYIYRYLTLNNETNYLFSPDKVKEFLDEYQTENNITFSDDQIKAIYEANKSKIFALTGYAGTGKSSVTKAILQLLAIKLGRSNIVGCSLSLHHPQDTFF; the protein is encoded by the coding sequence ATGGAACTATTTATTACTATTGAACGGCTTATATTTAAAGATAAAAATTTTTTCATATTAAAAACAAACCAAGGAATTGCTAAAGGACATATTTATGATTTAGAATTAGAAGATGTTTCTCCTGAATATATAGTAGGATTAAAATATAGATTAGAAGGTGAATGGAAAAATGATAAATATGGTAGATTTTTTTCTTTTACTTACGCAGAAATGCTAACTGAGTATAGATTATTTTTATTTCTATCAAAAATTGCTAAAATAGGAGAAAAAGTAACTTTAAATTTAATTGAGTATTTTGGAAATGATTTAGAATACATAATAGAAAATCAACCTGAAAGATTAGTAGAAGTTAAAGGTATAGGTGAAAAACGGGCTAAAAAAATAGTAAGTAATTGGTATAAATATGGATGCTTACGCCAATTAGCAAAATTTCTAGCACCGTTTAATATTAGTCATAACTATATAGTAAAGATTTATAACCGATTTGGTGAAAAGTCACTAGAAATTATAAAATCAAATCCTTACTGTTTAACAGAAATCAATGGTATTGGTTTTAAAACAACTGATAAATTAGCACTGTCTTTAGGTATTGATCCTAACGATCCAAAAAGAATAATAGCTTGTACTGAATACGTTTTACAAATTGAAGGTAATAACAATGGACACTGTTATTTATCATTAGATATCTTAAAAGAAAAAATAATCGATACGTTAGATATCCATGATTTTGATACCAACATACTATTAACCAATTCAAATTTTATTGTTTGCAATTATAGTAGCGATACTCTTATAGGATTTAAGAATTTGTATGATAAAGAAAAGTATATTTATAGATATTTAACTTTAAATAATGAAACAAATTATTTATTTTCTCCCGACAAAGTGAAAGAATTTTTAGATGAATATCAAACTGAAAATAATATCACATTTTCAGATGATCAGATAAAAGCTATATATGAAGCAAATAAATCGAAGATTTTTGCATTAACCGGTTATGCTGGAACAGGTAAAAGTTCTGTTACAAAAGCTATATTACAATTACTTGCTATCAAATTAGGAAGAAGTAATATTGTAGGATGTTCTTTATCCCTCCACCACCCACAAGACACATTCTTTTAG